From a region of the Procambarus clarkii isolate CNS0578487 chromosome 18, FALCON_Pclarkii_2.0, whole genome shotgun sequence genome:
- the LOC138366004 gene encoding autotransporter adhesin BpaC-like has translation MNADNGASDAASGASVAASGASDAASGASDAASAAASGASDAASSASDASSAAASGASDAASSASDAASDAVSGASDAASGTSDAASGARDAASGASDAASGASDAASDAASGASDAASAAASGASDAASSASDAASDAGSSASDAASGASDAASGASDAGSGASTAASAASDAASGASDAASGASDAASGASDAASGASDAASGASTASSGVSTAASGVSTTASGASDAASGASTASSGVSTAASGVSTTASGASDAASGVSTAASGVSTTASGASTASSGVSTAASGASTAASGDP, from the coding sequence ATGAACGCTGATAATGGTGCTAGTGACGCTGCTAGTGGTGCTAGTGTCGCTGCTAGTGGTGCTAGTGACGCTGCTAGTGGTGCTAGTGACGCTGCTAGTGCCGCTGCTAGTGGTGCTAGTGACGCTGCTAGTAGTGCTAGTGACGCTTCTAGTGCCGCTGCTAGTGGTGCTAGTGACGCTGCTAGTAGTGCTAGTGATGCTGCTAGTGACGCTGTTAGTGGTGCTAGTGACGCTGCTAGTGGTACTAGTGACGCTGCTAGTGGTGCTAGGGACGCTGCTAGTGGTGCTAGTGACGCTGCTAGTGGTGCTAGTGACGCTGCTAGTGACGCTGCTAGTGGTGCTAGTGACGCTGCTAGTGCCGCTGCTAGTGGTGCTAGTGACGCAGCTAGTAGTGCTAGTGATGCTGCTAGTGACGCTGGTAGTAGTGCTAGTGATGCTGCTAGTGGTGCTAGTGACGCTGCTAGTGGTGCTAGTGACGCTGGTAGTGGTGCTAGTACTGCTGCTAGTGCTGCTAGTGACGCTGCTAGTGGTGCTAGTGACGCTGCTAGTGGTGCTAGTGACGCTGCTAGTGGTGCTAGTGACGCTGCTAGTGGTGCTAGTGACGCTGCTAGTGGTGCTAGTACTGCTTCTAGTGGTGTTAGTACCGCTGCTAGTGGTGTTAGTACCACTGCTAGTGGTGCTAGTGACGCTGCTAGTGGTGCTAGTACTGCTTCTAGTGGTGTTAGTACCGCTGCTAGTGGTGTTAGTACCACTGCTAGTGGTGCTAGTGACGCTGCTAGTGGTGTTAGTACCGCTGCTAGTGGTGTTAGTACCACTGCTAGTGGTGCTAGTACTGCTTCTAGTGGTGTTAGTACCGCTGCTAGTGGTGCTAGTACCGCTGCTAGTGGTGATCCATAG